In Streptomyces ambofaciens ATCC 23877, a single genomic region encodes these proteins:
- a CDS encoding aldehyde dehydrogenase (NADP(+)): MAAAPVWSVDPRTGKQREQVAVEATAQEVDTTVRAAHATREALADRTVRAAFLRTAAEELKAAESTLVEVADAETALGPVRLTGELARTCYQLRAFADIVDEGEFLGVVVNHPDDTATPPIPDLRRYKVPLGVVAVYSASNFPFAFSVPGGDTASALAAGCPVVVKAHPDHPALSELVAKVLRRAAARHDIPAGVVGLVHGFEAGIELIKHPLVAGAGFTGSIRGGRALFDAAAARPVPIPFHGELGSLNPVVVTEAAAAERAEAIGAGLAGSMTLGVGQFCVKPGLVLVPAGAAGDGLVKSLTDAVSDTDAGVLLDHRMRDNFVAGVAERAALPGVDAPVTPGAGGEHTVSAGFLTVPAGRLTAEGEHDLLLEECFGPVTVVARYEDEAEVRGVLSRLPGNLTATVQLSAEEAAGEGRGAELLAEVTPLAGRVLVNGWPTGVAVAAAQHHGGPYPATTSTSTSVGGTAIERWLRPVAYQGTPEALLPPELRDDNPLGLPRRFNGVLER, encoded by the coding sequence CTTCCTGCGCACCGCCGCCGAGGAGCTGAAGGCGGCCGAGAGCACCCTCGTCGAGGTGGCCGACGCCGAGACCGCGCTCGGCCCGGTCCGGCTCACCGGCGAACTCGCCCGCACCTGCTACCAGCTGCGGGCCTTCGCCGACATCGTCGACGAGGGCGAGTTCCTCGGCGTCGTCGTCAACCACCCCGACGACACGGCCACCCCGCCGATCCCGGACCTGCGCCGCTACAAGGTGCCCCTCGGCGTCGTCGCCGTCTACTCGGCCTCCAACTTCCCCTTCGCCTTCTCCGTCCCCGGCGGCGACACCGCGAGCGCGCTCGCGGCGGGCTGCCCGGTCGTCGTCAAGGCCCACCCGGACCATCCGGCCCTGTCGGAGCTGGTCGCCAAGGTGCTGCGCAGGGCCGCGGCCCGGCACGACATCCCCGCGGGCGTCGTCGGCCTGGTGCACGGCTTCGAGGCGGGCATCGAACTGATCAAGCACCCGCTGGTCGCCGGTGCGGGCTTCACGGGGTCCATCCGGGGTGGCCGCGCGCTGTTCGACGCGGCGGCGGCGCGCCCGGTCCCGATCCCCTTCCACGGAGAGCTGGGTTCGCTGAACCCGGTCGTGGTCACGGAGGCGGCGGCCGCCGAGCGGGCGGAGGCGATCGGCGCGGGGCTGGCCGGCTCGATGACGCTGGGCGTCGGCCAGTTCTGCGTGAAGCCCGGCCTGGTCCTGGTGCCGGCGGGCGCCGCCGGTGACGGCCTGGTCAAGTCGCTCACGGACGCGGTCAGCGACACCGACGCCGGTGTGCTGCTCGACCACCGCATGCGGGACAACTTCGTCGCCGGCGTCGCCGAGCGCGCCGCGCTGCCCGGCGTGGACGCCCCGGTGACTCCGGGCGCCGGCGGCGAGCACACCGTCAGCGCCGGGTTCCTGACCGTGCCGGCCGGGCGGCTGACCGCGGAGGGCGAGCACGACCTGCTGCTGGAGGAGTGCTTCGGGCCGGTCACCGTGGTGGCCCGCTACGAGGACGAGGCCGAGGTGCGGGGCGTGCTGTCCCGGCTGCCGGGCAACCTCACGGCGACCGTGCAGCTCTCCGCCGAGGAGGCGGCGGGCGAGGGCCGGGGAGCCGAGCTCCTCGCCGAGGTGACGCCGCTCGCGGGGCGGGTGCTGGTGAACGGCTGGCCGACCGGTGTCGCCGTGGCGGCGGCCCAGCACCACGGGGGCCCGTACCCGGCCACGACGTCGACGTCCACGTCGGTGGGCGGGACGGCGATCGAGCGCTGGCTGCGGCCGGTCGCCTATCAGGGGACGCCCGAGGCGCTGCTGCCGCCCGAACTGCGGGACGACAACCCGCTGGGGCTCCCCCGCCGGTTCAACGGGGTGCTGGAGCGCTAG